From Pyrenophora tritici-repentis strain M4 chromosome 1, whole genome shotgun sequence, the proteins below share one genomic window:
- a CDS encoding SPS1, Serine-threonine protein kinase, translating to MKGVHISNYDIVRVLGKGSFGVVRLVREKSDNCGNLRGSICSMGYPDGSLTPKDEKSSQAIRKNKQVFAMKVIRKSDMLRNSQEGHLRAERDFLVASENSRWVVPLVTAFQDNNNLYLVMEYMMGGDFLGLLLREDVLDESVAKWYLAEMILCVEEAHKMNWIHRDVKPNNFLITSSGHLKISDFGLAFDGHWAHNQTYYNEQRYGLLRDLDLHVEGDAIDVEEERNRRNARDAMEIINGAATPRGRHQPKEESPNGPIIDWLNREQRRQFARSVVGTSQYMAPEVIRGEHYDGRCDWWSIGVILYECLYGCTPFFCDNRQATKARILDHRRWLRFPSDQRYARPNIDRVPLMSVSHNAIDLMMRLLEERQDRLSAKRYRENDWVLRDKAAGTRRHRSSNTCGHIVYPNDADDIKSHPFFRNIHWSSLHITRPPFVPRVHSGQPITKYFDDEAEIMSASDHLDSSSYEIREGLVVPVAVGEDKTTPPLQPASKPNENVTTHGVFRQSLDNIKRRKREKKRPRDKLLRDPVVGRTVLEIRKKGAFVGYTYRRPRFSLPELEERIDVARVQGTRGGIFAASA from the coding sequence ATGAAGGGCGTACACATCTCAAACTATGACATCGTTCGTGTTCTTGGAAAGGGCAGCTTTGGCGTTGTTCGCCTTGTCCGCGAAAAGAGCGACAACTGTGGCAATCTGCGAGGAAGCATCTGTAGCATGGGATATCCCGACGGATCCTTGACACCAAAGGATGAAAAGTCCTCGCAAGCCATCCGCAAAAACAAGCAGGTCTTTGCTATGAAGGTCATCAGAAAGTCTGACATGCTTCGCAACAGCCAAGAGGGGCATTTGCGCGCAGAGCGAGATTTCCTTGTCGCTTCCGAGAATTCTCGATGGGTAGTACCTCTTGTTACTGCCTTCCAAGACAACAACAACCTATATCTTGTCATGGAATACATGATGGGAGGCGATTTCCTGGGTCTGCTTCTTCGAGAAGATGTCCTAGATGAGAGCGTCGCCAAGTGGTATCTTGCAGAGATGATACTCTGCGTCGAAGAGGCTCACAAGATGAATTGGATTCATCGTGATGTCAAACCTAACAACTTTCTCATCACCTCGTCTGGTCATCTCAAGATCTCCGACTTTGGCCTCGCCTTTGACGGTCACTGGGCTCACAATCAAACATACTACAACGAACAACGCTACGGCCTACTCCGTGACCTGGACCTGCATGTCGAAGGCGATGCAATTGATGTTGAGGAAGAGAGGAATCGCAGAAACGCTCGCGATGCCATGGAAATCATTAATGGCGCTGCAACACCGCGCGGGCGTCATCAGCCCAAAGAGGAGTCTCCGAACGGGCCCATCATCGACTGGCTGAATCGTGAACAGCGACGCCAATTCGCAAGGAGCGTTGTAGGTACAAGTCAATACATGGCACCAGAAGTCATCCGAGGCGAGCACTATGACGGTCGCTGCGACTGGTGGAGCATCGGTGTAATTTTATACGAGTGTCTCTACGGTTGCACACCCTTCTTCTGCGACAATCGCCAAGCCACCAAAGCCCGCATACTCGATCACAGACGCTGGCTACGCTTCCCATCTGACCAGCGGTATGCCCGCCCAAACATCGATCGCGTGCCTCTCATGTCGGTGTCCCACAACGCCATCGACCTCATGATGAGACTGCTCGAGGAGCGACAAGATCGTCTCTCAGCTAAGCGATACCGCGAGAACGACTGGGTCCTCCGTGATAAAGCGGCTGGTACGCGACGGCACCGGAGTAGCAATACTTGTGGGCATATCGTGTATCCCAACGATGCTGATGATATCAAATCCCATCCCTTTTTTCGCAACATCCACTGGTCCTCGCTCCATATAACTCGTCCGCCATTCGTCCCTCGCGTACACAGCGGCCAGCCCATTACCAAATACTTCGACGACGAGGCCGAAATCATGAGCGCGTCCGATCACCTCGACTCCTCCAGTTATGAGATCCGTGAGGGATTGGTGGTCCCCGTTGCCGTTGGCGAGGACAAAACCACACCACCCCTTCAACCTGCCAGCAAACCCAACGAAAACGTAACGACACATGGCGTATTCCGCCAATCGCTCGACAACATAAAGAGGCGGAAGCGTGAGAAGAAGAGGCCACGAGACAAGCTCCTCCGCGATCCGGTGGTTGGTCGCACTGTGTTGGAAATACGGAAGAAAGGTGCTTTTGTAGGGTATACGTATCGCAGGCCGAGGTTTTCGCTGCCGGAGCTGGAGGAGAGAATTGATGTGGCGAGGGTGCAGGGTACAAGGGGTGGGATCTTTGCTGCTAGTGCTTGA
- a CDS encoding Tymo-45kd-70kd multi-domain protein has product MAFNFNWSPLIADTSRARDMLTTALNKSPKPPIIVDDIIVTELNLGTTPPELEILEIGDLAEDRFRGIFKMSYAGDAFLTLKTKVQANPLKTYLSNKPDFASPQPLAAAAGLTIPLQITLSNIRLSGFVILVFSKQKGLTLVFRNDPLESLKVSSTFDSIPFVRDYLQKEIEGQLRVLFMEDLPAIIHRLSLRMLSPEYQEIETEERLEGANDTTAAIDPLASPPEDAVDAFGNPLDEAQISAMSLDSGEIHASFSQKNILRLAALSESQRTLSLFTPGIREAVFRAWAGHPDRAESGAATPALTQGSLSRIQSTFGSLKSGASSVASGSTGNETLSSRPTLASSYSTSAGISLGSGRSRAGGMRKRKKRVVDLRRKDGADSGVSTEANTPLPSTQVSDTSSVIPEEREAEEELATPPTSPPQPGRRFESRRGSLDVGTPKRIPEEPPTFGPLLAPAPLIPNASKAAKSKRTVSPPAHLEDPFVSHTSSRRPPISRNKLRQAQQSTSPLLRSLSFDKVSSLSALCSPPRISSPPNADLMSSSGGILEQAWMQKMAQEIARKVQEEKDKSSGQRRPSHSRTKTAPTGGFWQGEDEVEAPPAYVA; this is encoded by the coding sequence ATGGCTTTCAACTTCAACTGGTCGCCGCTCATCGCCGACACGTCGCGGGCCCGTGACATGCTCACGACTGCCTTGAACAAGTCGCCCAAGCCGCCCATCATCGTCGACGACATCATCGTCACGGAGCTGAACCTCGGCACCACCCCGCCCGAGCTGGAAATACTGGAGATTGGCGATTTGGCCGAGGATAGATTTAGGGGCATCTTCAAGATGTCGTATGCCGGTGACGCGTTTCTGACTCTAAAGACAAAGGTGCAGGCAAATCCACTCAAGACATATCTCTCCAATAAACCAGACTTTGCCTCGCCGCAACCACTAGCTGCGGCAGCGGGCTTGACGATACCGTTGCAGATTACCCTATCTAATATCCGTCTGTCCGGCTTTGTCATCTTGGTCTTCTCCAAACAAAAGGGCTTGACGCTGGTCTTCAGGAACGACCCGCTGGAGTCGCTCAAGGTGTCGTCGACGTTTGACTCGATACCCTTTGTGCGCGACTACCTGCAAAAGGAGATTGAGGGGCAGCTGCGTGTCTTGTTCATGGAGGATTTGCCCGCCATCATTCACAGGCTGTCATTACGTATGTTATCGCCAGAGTACCAAGAAATTGAAACAGAAGAGCGCTTAGAAGGCGCAAACGATACTACCGCAGCCATCGATCCCCTTGCCTCTCCACCAGAAGATGCCGTTGATGCCTTTGGCAACCCGCTAGACGAAGCCCAGATCTCGGCCATGTCACTCGACTCGGGCGAGATCCACGCCTCCTTCTCACAGAAGAATATCCTGCGCCTAGCCGCCCTGTCCGAGTCGCAACGTACCCTATCGCTCTTTACACCCGGTATTCGCGAAGCCGTCTTTAGGGCTTGGGCAGGTCATCCAGACCGGGCAGAATCAGGCGCGGCTACACCCGCCCTCACACAAGGCAGTCTGTCAAGGATACAGTCGACTTTTGGAAGCCTCAAGTCGGGCGCATCATCAGTGGCGTCTGGCAGCACCGGCAATGAGACACTCAGTTCACGACCCACCCTTGCGTCGTCCTACTCTACATCCGCTGGTATCAGCCTCGGCTCGGGACGCTCACGTGCGGGCGGCATGCGGAAACGGAAGAAGCGAGTTGTCGACCTGCGAAGGAAAGATGGCGCAGACTCTGGCGTCTCAACAGAAGCGAACACGCCGCTGCCGAGTACACAGGTATCCGACACATCCAGTGTCATTCCAGAGGAGAGGGAAGCAGAGGAAGAGCTTGCTACACCACCTACGAGCCCTCCTCAACCCGGCCGACGTTTTGAGAGTCGGCGCGGCAGCCTTGACGTTGGGACACCAAAGCGGATACCAGAGGAGCCCCCTACTTTCGGACCACTCCTCGCACCCGCACCTCTAATACCCAACGCCTCCAAGGCCGCAAAGTCGAAACGGACAGTATCACCTCCCGCTCATCTCGAAGATCCATTCGTGTCCCACACGTCTTCCCGCCGTCCACCAATCTCCCGCAACAAACTGCGGCAAGCACAACAATCCACCTCCCCACTCCTCCGCTCCCTGTCCTTTGACAAAGTCTCCTCGCTATCCGCTCTTTGCTCCCCACCTCGCATTTCCTCTCCACCCAATGCCGACCTCATGTCTAGCTCGGGCGGCATATTGGAACAAGCCTGGATGCAGAAGATGGCACAGGAAATAGCGAGAAAAGTACAGGAAGAAAAAGATAAATCATCGGGTCAACGACGACCCTCACATTCTCGTACCAAGACGGCTCCCACGGGTGGGTTCTGGCAGGGCGAAGATGAAGTTGAGGCTCCACCCGCCTATGTTGCGTAA
- a CDS encoding Fungal-trans multi-domain protein, with amino-acid sequence METNAPQQPAGAQAVANQDEDEAAKVKRTQIACLNCRKRKSRCLLDSDNSIPCLRCKRDNLDCVLGGSNRGGRRERKKKRVDASQIQSEEQTQQQLPTLTATASEGSFHTLGNLGTTWSQDPAVQPFGEELQGDPSESSNTDELPFSNLQNPSDALDILAKVAGESSSNDETIGMGTVRASSLSMPAPLSFSYPLLDRGILTVHSLCQLLVRFQQQYHPFYPLAPAHAFEASHLSEMVNNEAHLLTAILLIASKDLVDEPHIYEACSEHMKSLVSTLAAGGDAGIEAVEALLLLAEWAPYTQRGSGKVGKGEEDKESWMHVGLALRIAYFLALDRYSFRFVDQGKDQDRHRKRLIWTAAYVSDRHISIRIGKAFWSRGPGPLTTLRREDYPSLIPKSPNEEDHASIFQANLELTQLFSNVHDTLYSNPSSSFRSHMSGSYIKFIDDFRSAIYGWKSVWGTLTCSPPLKACLLMSYDYLRLYTNAFAFQATVLRALPSSSSTPGDPTGGGPVGSSMGRMQVPQRVFVNNVGAVGDARFIYEGLDAAKAILTTVNNFVDPERSLRFMPLRYYLYLVYAGVFLYRARCTGVISADEDRAIRAMINETVARLQRSAVGSGTGIQHPGSRYSQLLKLLWAKVPKKDKANRSSFRHPGTHIASTPVDQNGFPQHPVMGSQTSPQASSTGTGESPALTEQMGDFGWTDLGAVNEFAVHGGGSNAPSDEAALWNGFLPLDMGWNAQGLGFEGMSLDGNELGMLF; translated from the exons ATGGAAACAAATGCCCCACAACAGCCTGCTGGTGCACAGGCAGTCGCCAACCAGGATGAGGACGAAGCAGCAAAGGTCAAAAGAACGCAAATCGCGTGTTTGAATTGCAGGAAAAGGAAGAGCCGGTGTTTGCT AGACTCGGACAACTCCATACCATGTCTGCGCTGCAAACGCGACAACCTCGACTGCGTGCTCGGTGGTAGTAATCGTGGTGGGCGACGCGAGCGGAAAAAGAAACGCGTCGATGCATCGCAAATACAATCTGAAGAGCAAACTCAACAGCAATTGCCAACACTCACTGCCACTGCCTCCGAAGGTAGCTTTCACACACTAGGCAACCTAGGGACTACATGGTCGCAAGATCCAGCCGTGCAACCGTTTGGTGAAGAACTCCAAGGAGACCCATCTGAATCTTCAAATACGGACGAACTTCCCTTTTCTAATCTGCAAAATCCATCAGATGCGCTGGATATATTGGCCAAGGTAGCTGGCGAATCTAGCTCCAATGATGAGACTATTGGCATGGGAACTGTCAGGGCGTCTTCTTTGAGCATGCCTGCACCACTGTCGTTTTCGTACCCTCTTCTTGATCGGGGCATACTGACAGTACACTCCCTATGCCAGCTGCTCGTTCGCTTCCAACAGCAGTACCATCCATTCTACCCCCTAGCTCCAGCTCACGCATTCGAAGCATCCCATCTTTCGGAAATGGTAAATAATGAAGCCCACCTACTTACAGCCATCCTTCTTATTGCGTCAAAAGACCTCGTCGACGAACCCCATATCTATGAGGCCTGTTCAGAGCATATGAAAAGTCTTGTCTCGACCTTGGCGGCTGGGGGAGATGCCGGCATTGAAGCAGTAGAAGCTTTACTTCTTCTAGCTGAATGGGCGCCATATACCCAGCGTGGTTCTGGAAAAGTCggcaaaggagaagaagataagGAAAGTTGGATGCACGTCGGGCTTGCTTTGAGGATTGCCTACTTCCTCGCTCTAGATCGATATTCGTTCCGCTTCGTAGACCAGGGGAAGGATCAGGATCGTCATCGTAAGCGTCTCATTTGGACGGCTGCTTATGTGTCCGACCGACATATCAGCATCAGGATCGGGAAAGCGTTTTGGTCTCGAGGCCCTGGTCCCTTGACCACTCTGCGAAGAGAGGATTACCCATCGTTGATTCCGAAAAGTCCAAACGAGGAAGATCACGCTTCCATCTTCCAAGCCAACCTGGAGCTCACGCAGCTATTCAGTAACGTACACGATACATTGTATTCGAATCCCAGCTCGAGCTTTCGATCACACATGAGCGGTAGCTACATCAAGTTCATTGATGACTTTCGCTCCGCCATATATGGCTGGAAGAGTGTATGGGGTACATTAACATGTTCACCACCTCTGAAAGCATGTTTACTCATGTCTTACGACTACTTACGCCTATACACCAACGCCTTCGCTTTCCAAGCCACAGTCCTCCGTGCTCttccatcatcatcatcgacACCTGGCGATCCGACCGGCGGTGGTCCAGTCGGCAGTAGCATGGGTCGAATGCAAGTACCTCAACGCGTCTTCGTAAACAACGTCGGCGCAGTAGGCGACGCACGCTTCATCTACGAAGGCCTTGACGCCGCAAAAGCCATCCTCACCACCGTCAACAACTTCGTCGACCCCGAACGCTCACTCCGCTTCATGCCACTACGATACTACCTCTACCTCGTCTACGCCGGCGTTTTCCTCTACCGCGCGCGCTGCACCGGTGTGATCAGCGCAGACGAAGACCGCGCGATCCGCGCCATGATCAACGAAACAGTCGCGCGCCTCCAACGCAGCGCAGTCGGTTCCGGAACCGGTATCCAACACCCCGGCTCCCGCTACTCCCAGCTCCTCAAACTTCTCTGGGCCAAAGTACCGAAGAAAGATAAGGCAAATCGGTCTTCGTTCCGCCACCCGGGTACCCATATTGCTAGTACGCCAGTTGACCAGAATGGGTTTCCTCAACATCCCGTTATGGGCAGTCAGACTAGTCCACAGGCTAGTAGTACGGGCACGGGCGAGAGTCCGGCGCTGACGGAGCAGATGGGGGATTTTGGGTGGACGGATCTGGGGGCTGTAAATGAGTTTGCGGTACATGGGGGTGGGAGTAATGCGCCAAGTGATGAGGCTGCATTGTGGAATGGCTTTTTGCCACTTGATATGGGATGGAATGCGCAGGGTTTGGGGTTTGAGGGTATGAGTCTTGATGGTAATGAGTTGGGTATGCTGTTTTGA
- a CDS encoding mitochondrial 54S ribosomal protein mL60 yields the protein MFGPFRLTNPLSGGLLWKVPWRLSRHQKYRQRERLRHVDTVVSTLDTALRRMGQSMKKVERWKMEMPTEQEMLPKDKYTVFDRKVKRYRKGIHKVPKWTRVSQRLNPPGF from the exons ATGTTTGGTCCCTTCCGCCTCACAAACCCGCTGTCGGGCGGTCTTCTATG GAAAGTACCCTGGCGCCTATCCAGGCACCAAAAGTACCGTCAACGCGAACGTCTCCGCCATGTCGACACCGTCGTATCTACTCTTGACACGGCACTACGGCGCATGGGCCAGAGCATGAAGAAAGTGGAGCGCTGGAAGATGGAGATGCCCACAGAGCAGGAGATGCTACCAAAAGATAAATACACCGTTTTCGATCGCAAAGTGAAGAGGTATCGGAAGGGTATACATA AGGTGCCGAAGTGGACGAGGGTTAGTCAGAGACTTAACCCGCCGGGTTTCTAG
- a CDS encoding TRS20, Subunit TRAPP, an ER-Golgi tethering complex, translating to MSYTFSILSPLDVPLFTHDFGTSRSGGTGVANYTPSERALVPFILHSSLDIVEEVQWGPSTSSGSAPMYLKHIDKYQNCFVSCWITGGNTRFLLLTRPRDESLGLTSGGAGGARGSLAGGRAALGASAGLYNPTSPATEEAVKNFMVDVYEAWVKTIMNPFFTVGNGEVVKSPVFRQRVATAAKKYL from the coding sequence ATGTCCTACACCTTCTCCATCCTCTCCCCGCTTGACGTCCCGTTATTCACCCACGACTTCGGCACTTCCCGCAGCGGCGGCACAGGCGTCGCAAACTACACACCCTCGGAACGCGCCCTCGTGCCCTTCATCCTCCACTCCTCGCTCGATATCGTTGAAGAAGTCCAATGGGGTCCCTCCACTTCCAGCGGCTCGGCACCCATGTACCTTAAGCACATCGACAAGTACCAAAACTGCTTTGTATCCTGTTGGATTACAGGCGGCAACACGCGCTTCCTCCTACTCACACGGCCACGTGATGAAAGTCTAGGCTTGACCAGTGGAGGGGCTGGCGGCGCGAGGGGTAGTTTGGCGGGGGGCAGGGCGGCGTTGGGAGCGAGTGCTGGGTTGTATAATCCGACGAGTCCGGCGACGGAGGAGGCGGTTAAGAACTTCATGGTGGATGTTTATGAGGCGTGGGTTAAGACTATTATGAATCCTTTCTTCACGGTCGGGAATGGTGAGGTGGTCAAGAGTCCGGTGTTTAGGCAGAGAGTGGCTACTGCAGCGAAGAAATATTTGTGA